In one Nicotiana tomentosiformis chromosome 6, ASM39032v3, whole genome shotgun sequence genomic region, the following are encoded:
- the LOC104120763 gene encoding uncharacterized protein, translated as MGLSASKRVTRSLQNSSEFNSACDSVYDDCLSLSQHAFPGVKPYQLFSAAERLHVSLYPSVPLITNWVKSPPTRLQVDKAFKVVSTRLSGEEKESEIVLGNTEFKEFAVEVFVDAAVSGAGKELLKRVPVGAIGIVGVGVVVKPGKELVAAAIGAYALGVATSVYVSLAG; from the coding sequence ATGGGACTCTCAGCTTCTAAGCGAGTAACTCGTTCACTCCAAAACTCGTCCGAGTTCAACTCGGCATGTGACTCAGTGTACGACGATTGTCTCTCCCTATCACAGCACGCCTTCCCCGGAGTCAAACCCTACCAGCTCTTCTCCGCCGCCGAACGCCTCCACGTTTCTCTCTATCCCTCCGTCCCTCTCATAACCAACTGGGTCAAATCGCCTCCGACACGATTACAAGTAGATAAAGCCTTTAAAGTCGTATCCACGCGCCTGTCCGGCGAGGAGAAAGAGAGCGAAATTGTGCTTGGGAATACTGAATTTAAGGAGTTCGCGGTGGAGGTATTTGTAGACGCTGCCGTTTCCGGGGCTGGGAAAGAGCTGTTGAAGCGGGTCCCGGTAGGTGCTATTGGAATTGTTGGTGTGGGTGTGGTGGTGAAGCCCGGGAAAGAATTGGTTGCGGCGGCAATTGGTGCTTACGCGCTTGGTGTTGCCACTTCGGTATACGTCAGCTTGGCTGGATAA
- the LOC104109937 gene encoding uncharacterized protein isoform X2 codes for MEGYMEDCRVLLSQLKQQDKDLRFKRRWLMDLHLLERERKKMERLKPHGDTTLPESLIREDDLYYENIRISVAKAFGVHKDERTCPDAPAILLFNSAENLRCIYSLLDKMNNNGLCCIAETVTGGSITFEKTNWQMRRIIKCSLPKILHNRDDSSQSRIKRISQLLSDPQNFHVNHGVLCSTSESFRRAAIYVVDRLEELSLLTLSKMHRNLRDVTGYIPKMQSKRIGWNIENLVNQIRRTSLEILSDYEEGDEPPEPLAKALSVATLMLKPKPDCPSQMVFQKLSPDIEALQNDIAEAIRILDDKKKLSFAELGNLPLVLDSNAKAAKESVRLRVKVRKLLTEYLLECSDLQSIPESLLESLAIINKTSRHASKKTYSKKEVEEEVECVLNISAQIKQIVWDLLAESDVSEDFANAYMENIEETYCEAGDEDEHLSDHPRNCRSDSNVSYSQLESVGEINQSDSKSPITASRDDALSSLLSPKHKLNVKLESMYTDEVDSVHSIWFDNSSSFLESKSFEGAKSMSGKDYHLRSMGQHGGRESCPSMSTRDQNKFSTPFSPNKESDRNDMEQKEAAWHLGCRPPRYTSEECSEEKNVSPRRKNLSRNQYLLIQEASDDTSMLAYSLVGCMLNKFAQLDGLQLSDDDVSYLQGNTSDPNNFEVLKDRGSSCDETTNSLMLHVLEEIIPSFPYSGKEHLKELLGVR; via the exons ATGGAGGGCTATATGGAGGATTGTAGAGTGTTGCTATCTCAATTGAAGCAGCAAGATAAAGACCTAAGGTTCAAAAGAAG GTGGTTAATGGACTTGCATTTATTGGAACGAGAGCGAAAAAAGATGGAAAGACTCAAACCTCACGGTGATAC GACTTTACCTGAATCATTGATTAGAGAAGATGAT TTATATTATGAGAATATTAGAATTTCTGTTGCTAAGGCATTTGGAGTGCATAAGGATGAAAGGACATGCCCTGATGCTCCAGCCATATTGCTCTTTAATTCAGCTGAGAATTTGAGATGCATATATTCCCTTCTTGATAAGATGAACAACAACGGGTTATGCTGTATTGCGGAGACAGTAACTGGCGGTTCAATTACTTTTGAGAAAACCAATTGGCAAATGAGAAGGATAATAAAGTGCAGTCTTCCCAAAATTCTCCATAACCGTGATGATTCCAGTCAAAGTCGGATTAAAAGAATTTCTCAACTCCTCAGTGATCCTCAAAACTTCCATGTTAACCATGGGGTTCTTTGTTCTACCTCCGAATCCTTTCGCCGTGCTGCTATTTATGTAGTGGATAGACTTGAGGAGCTGTCTCTTCTAACTTTGAGTAAAATGCATAGAAATCTCAGGGATGTCACTGGATACATCCCTAAGATGCAGTCTAAACGAATAGGGTGGAATATTGAGAATTTAGTTAATCAAATCAGGAGAACATCTTTGGAAATACTATCAGACTATGAAGAAGGGGATGAGCCACCAGAACCCCTGGCCAAGGCTTTGTCCGTGGCAACATTAATGTTAAAGCCAAAACCTGATTGTCCCTCTCAGATGGTGTTCCAAAAACTTTCACCAGATATAGAAGCATTGCAGAATGATATAGCAGAAGCAATCAGGATACTagatgataaaaaaaaattaagttttGCGGAGCTGGGAAATTTGCCTCTTGTACTGGATTCGAATGCTAAAGCTGCCAAAGAAAGTGTTCGTTTGCGTGTGAAAGTGAGGAAACTGTTGACTGAGTATCTTCTCGAATGCAGTGACTTGCAGTCTATACCTGAAAGTTTACTAGAAAGTCTTGCTATAATTAACAAAACATCTAGGCATGCATCTAAGAAAACCTACTCAAAGAAGGAGGTTGAAGAAGAAGTAGAATGTGTGCTGAATATTAGTGCTCAGATAAAACAAATTGTTTGGGATTTACTCGCTGAAAGTGATGTCAGTGAAGACTTTGCTAATGCATACATGGAGAACATAGAGGAAACTTATTGTGAAGCTGGTGATGAAGATGAGCATCTTTCTGATCATCCTCGAAATTGTAGGTCTGATTCTAATGTCTCATACAGCCAATTAGAAAGTGTAGGTGAGATAAACCAAAGTGACTCCAAGTCACCAATCACCGCTAGTCGAGATGATGCTTTATCCTCTCTGCTTTCACCCAAACACAAGTTGAACGTCAAACTTGAGTCAATGTATACCGATGAAGTAGATTCAGTTCATTCCATTTGGTTTGACAATTCCTCGTCATTCTTAGAATCAAAAAGTTTTGAAGGTGCTAAGAGTATGAGTGGCAAAGATTACCATTTAAGAAGCATGGGCCAACATGGAGGAAGGGAATCATGCCCATCTATGTCCACAAGAGATCAGAATAAATTTTCTACACCTTTCTCGCCTAATAAAGAATCAGACAGGAATGATATGGAGCAAAAAGAAGCTGCATGGCATTTAGGATGCAGGCCACCAAGATATACATCGGAAGAGTGTTCAGAAGAAAAAAATGTATCGCCTCGCAGGAAAAACTTGAGTAGAAATCAGTATCTTCTTATTCAGGAAGCTTCTGATGATACTAGTATGCTTGCTTACAGTCTTGTCGGCTGTATGTTGAATAAGTTTGCTCAGTTGGATGGGTTACAGTTATCTGATGATGATGTATCATATCTCCAAGGCAATACTTCAGATCCCAACAATTTTGAAG TTCTGAAGGACAGGGGAAGCTCCTGTGATGAGACCACTAACTCCTTAATGCTACATGTTCTTGAAGAGATAATTCCTTCATTTCCGTACAG TGGTAAAGAGCATCTGAAGGAGTTGTTGGGCGTGAGGTAG
- the LOC104109937 gene encoding uncharacterized protein isoform X1, with the protein MEGYMEDCRVLLSQLKQQDKDLRFKRRWLMDLHLLERERKKMERLKPHGDTTLPESLIREDDLYYENIRISVAKAFGVHKDERTCPDAPAILLFNSAENLRCIYSLLDKMNNNGLCCIAETVTGGSITFEKTNWQMRRIIKCSLPKILHNRDDSSQSRIKRISQLLSDPQNFHVNHGVLCSTSESFRRAAIYVVDRLEELSLLTLSKMHRNLRDVTGYIPKMQSKRIGWNIENLVNQIRRTSLEILSDYEEGDEPPEPLAKALSVATLMLKPKPDCPSQMVFQKLSPDIEALQNDIAEAIRILDDKKKLSFAELGNLPLVLDSNAKAAKESVRLRVKVRKLLTEYLLECSDLQSIPESLLESLAIINKTSRHASKKTYSKKEVEEEVECVLNISAQIKQIVWDLLAESDVSEDFANAYMENIEETYCEAGDEDEHLSDHPRNCRSDSNVSYSQLESVGEINQSDSKSPITASRDDALSSLLSPKHKLNVKLESMYTDEVDSVHSIWFDNSSSFLESKSFEGAKSMSGKDYHLRSMGQHGGRESCPSMSTRDQNKFSTPFSPNKESDRNDMEQKEAAWHLGCRPPRYTSEECSEEKNVSPRRKNLSRNQYLLIQEASDDTSMLAYSLVGCMLNKFAQLDGLQLSDDDVSYLQGNTSDPNNFEVLKDRGSSCDETTNSLMLHVLEEIIPSFPYSFLEVEDYQASPIVHLKRHILTFAGDPV; encoded by the exons ATGGAGGGCTATATGGAGGATTGTAGAGTGTTGCTATCTCAATTGAAGCAGCAAGATAAAGACCTAAGGTTCAAAAGAAG GTGGTTAATGGACTTGCATTTATTGGAACGAGAGCGAAAAAAGATGGAAAGACTCAAACCTCACGGTGATAC GACTTTACCTGAATCATTGATTAGAGAAGATGAT TTATATTATGAGAATATTAGAATTTCTGTTGCTAAGGCATTTGGAGTGCATAAGGATGAAAGGACATGCCCTGATGCTCCAGCCATATTGCTCTTTAATTCAGCTGAGAATTTGAGATGCATATATTCCCTTCTTGATAAGATGAACAACAACGGGTTATGCTGTATTGCGGAGACAGTAACTGGCGGTTCAATTACTTTTGAGAAAACCAATTGGCAAATGAGAAGGATAATAAAGTGCAGTCTTCCCAAAATTCTCCATAACCGTGATGATTCCAGTCAAAGTCGGATTAAAAGAATTTCTCAACTCCTCAGTGATCCTCAAAACTTCCATGTTAACCATGGGGTTCTTTGTTCTACCTCCGAATCCTTTCGCCGTGCTGCTATTTATGTAGTGGATAGACTTGAGGAGCTGTCTCTTCTAACTTTGAGTAAAATGCATAGAAATCTCAGGGATGTCACTGGATACATCCCTAAGATGCAGTCTAAACGAATAGGGTGGAATATTGAGAATTTAGTTAATCAAATCAGGAGAACATCTTTGGAAATACTATCAGACTATGAAGAAGGGGATGAGCCACCAGAACCCCTGGCCAAGGCTTTGTCCGTGGCAACATTAATGTTAAAGCCAAAACCTGATTGTCCCTCTCAGATGGTGTTCCAAAAACTTTCACCAGATATAGAAGCATTGCAGAATGATATAGCAGAAGCAATCAGGATACTagatgataaaaaaaaattaagttttGCGGAGCTGGGAAATTTGCCTCTTGTACTGGATTCGAATGCTAAAGCTGCCAAAGAAAGTGTTCGTTTGCGTGTGAAAGTGAGGAAACTGTTGACTGAGTATCTTCTCGAATGCAGTGACTTGCAGTCTATACCTGAAAGTTTACTAGAAAGTCTTGCTATAATTAACAAAACATCTAGGCATGCATCTAAGAAAACCTACTCAAAGAAGGAGGTTGAAGAAGAAGTAGAATGTGTGCTGAATATTAGTGCTCAGATAAAACAAATTGTTTGGGATTTACTCGCTGAAAGTGATGTCAGTGAAGACTTTGCTAATGCATACATGGAGAACATAGAGGAAACTTATTGTGAAGCTGGTGATGAAGATGAGCATCTTTCTGATCATCCTCGAAATTGTAGGTCTGATTCTAATGTCTCATACAGCCAATTAGAAAGTGTAGGTGAGATAAACCAAAGTGACTCCAAGTCACCAATCACCGCTAGTCGAGATGATGCTTTATCCTCTCTGCTTTCACCCAAACACAAGTTGAACGTCAAACTTGAGTCAATGTATACCGATGAAGTAGATTCAGTTCATTCCATTTGGTTTGACAATTCCTCGTCATTCTTAGAATCAAAAAGTTTTGAAGGTGCTAAGAGTATGAGTGGCAAAGATTACCATTTAAGAAGCATGGGCCAACATGGAGGAAGGGAATCATGCCCATCTATGTCCACAAGAGATCAGAATAAATTTTCTACACCTTTCTCGCCTAATAAAGAATCAGACAGGAATGATATGGAGCAAAAAGAAGCTGCATGGCATTTAGGATGCAGGCCACCAAGATATACATCGGAAGAGTGTTCAGAAGAAAAAAATGTATCGCCTCGCAGGAAAAACTTGAGTAGAAATCAGTATCTTCTTATTCAGGAAGCTTCTGATGATACTAGTATGCTTGCTTACAGTCTTGTCGGCTGTATGTTGAATAAGTTTGCTCAGTTGGATGGGTTACAGTTATCTGATGATGATGTATCATATCTCCAAGGCAATACTTCAGATCCCAACAATTTTGAAG TTCTGAAGGACAGGGGAAGCTCCTGTGATGAGACCACTAACTCCTTAATGCTACATGTTCTTGAAGAGATAATTCCTTCATTTCCGTACAG TTTTTTGGAAGTAGAAGATTATCAGGCTTCACCAATTGTGCACTTGAAAAGACACATTTTGACTTTTGCTGGAGATCCAGTCTGA
- the LOC104109937 gene encoding uncharacterized protein isoform X3 translates to MNNNGLCCIAETVTGGSITFEKTNWQMRRIIKCSLPKILHNRDDSSQSRIKRISQLLSDPQNFHVNHGVLCSTSESFRRAAIYVVDRLEELSLLTLSKMHRNLRDVTGYIPKMQSKRIGWNIENLVNQIRRTSLEILSDYEEGDEPPEPLAKALSVATLMLKPKPDCPSQMVFQKLSPDIEALQNDIAEAIRILDDKKKLSFAELGNLPLVLDSNAKAAKESVRLRVKVRKLLTEYLLECSDLQSIPESLLESLAIINKTSRHASKKTYSKKEVEEEVECVLNISAQIKQIVWDLLAESDVSEDFANAYMENIEETYCEAGDEDEHLSDHPRNCRSDSNVSYSQLESVGEINQSDSKSPITASRDDALSSLLSPKHKLNVKLESMYTDEVDSVHSIWFDNSSSFLESKSFEGAKSMSGKDYHLRSMGQHGGRESCPSMSTRDQNKFSTPFSPNKESDRNDMEQKEAAWHLGCRPPRYTSEECSEEKNVSPRRKNLSRNQYLLIQEASDDTSMLAYSLVGCMLNKFAQLDGLQLSDDDVSYLQGNTSDPNNFEVLKDRGSSCDETTNSLMLHVLEEIIPSFPYSFLEVEDYQASPIVHLKRHILTFAGDPV, encoded by the exons ATGAACAACAACGGGTTATGCTGTATTGCGGAGACAGTAACTGGCGGTTCAATTACTTTTGAGAAAACCAATTGGCAAATGAGAAGGATAATAAAGTGCAGTCTTCCCAAAATTCTCCATAACCGTGATGATTCCAGTCAAAGTCGGATTAAAAGAATTTCTCAACTCCTCAGTGATCCTCAAAACTTCCATGTTAACCATGGGGTTCTTTGTTCTACCTCCGAATCCTTTCGCCGTGCTGCTATTTATGTAGTGGATAGACTTGAGGAGCTGTCTCTTCTAACTTTGAGTAAAATGCATAGAAATCTCAGGGATGTCACTGGATACATCCCTAAGATGCAGTCTAAACGAATAGGGTGGAATATTGAGAATTTAGTTAATCAAATCAGGAGAACATCTTTGGAAATACTATCAGACTATGAAGAAGGGGATGAGCCACCAGAACCCCTGGCCAAGGCTTTGTCCGTGGCAACATTAATGTTAAAGCCAAAACCTGATTGTCCCTCTCAGATGGTGTTCCAAAAACTTTCACCAGATATAGAAGCATTGCAGAATGATATAGCAGAAGCAATCAGGATACTagatgataaaaaaaaattaagttttGCGGAGCTGGGAAATTTGCCTCTTGTACTGGATTCGAATGCTAAAGCTGCCAAAGAAAGTGTTCGTTTGCGTGTGAAAGTGAGGAAACTGTTGACTGAGTATCTTCTCGAATGCAGTGACTTGCAGTCTATACCTGAAAGTTTACTAGAAAGTCTTGCTATAATTAACAAAACATCTAGGCATGCATCTAAGAAAACCTACTCAAAGAAGGAGGTTGAAGAAGAAGTAGAATGTGTGCTGAATATTAGTGCTCAGATAAAACAAATTGTTTGGGATTTACTCGCTGAAAGTGATGTCAGTGAAGACTTTGCTAATGCATACATGGAGAACATAGAGGAAACTTATTGTGAAGCTGGTGATGAAGATGAGCATCTTTCTGATCATCCTCGAAATTGTAGGTCTGATTCTAATGTCTCATACAGCCAATTAGAAAGTGTAGGTGAGATAAACCAAAGTGACTCCAAGTCACCAATCACCGCTAGTCGAGATGATGCTTTATCCTCTCTGCTTTCACCCAAACACAAGTTGAACGTCAAACTTGAGTCAATGTATACCGATGAAGTAGATTCAGTTCATTCCATTTGGTTTGACAATTCCTCGTCATTCTTAGAATCAAAAAGTTTTGAAGGTGCTAAGAGTATGAGTGGCAAAGATTACCATTTAAGAAGCATGGGCCAACATGGAGGAAGGGAATCATGCCCATCTATGTCCACAAGAGATCAGAATAAATTTTCTACACCTTTCTCGCCTAATAAAGAATCAGACAGGAATGATATGGAGCAAAAAGAAGCTGCATGGCATTTAGGATGCAGGCCACCAAGATATACATCGGAAGAGTGTTCAGAAGAAAAAAATGTATCGCCTCGCAGGAAAAACTTGAGTAGAAATCAGTATCTTCTTATTCAGGAAGCTTCTGATGATACTAGTATGCTTGCTTACAGTCTTGTCGGCTGTATGTTGAATAAGTTTGCTCAGTTGGATGGGTTACAGTTATCTGATGATGATGTATCATATCTCCAAGGCAATACTTCAGATCCCAACAATTTTGAAG TTCTGAAGGACAGGGGAAGCTCCTGTGATGAGACCACTAACTCCTTAATGCTACATGTTCTTGAAGAGATAATTCCTTCATTTCCGTACAG TTTTTTGGAAGTAGAAGATTATCAGGCTTCACCAATTGTGCACTTGAAAAGACACATTTTGACTTTTGCTGGAGATCCAGTCTGA